The Nocardioides humi genome includes a region encoding these proteins:
- a CDS encoding alpha/beta hydrolase encodes MTPPADVLWRSMSPERMLDGGLAPADVRRLRAATDAGTPWDEALVAIADDRAADAERSLAAGHVVTARQAFRWSAAALLFAQMAWNDDSPHRAALYERFTATVARAGALADPAWEHVRLPFGPGRLSGWLLRPAGPARGTVIVLGGQSGWGATYLRAADALLARGLAAFLVEGPGQGESRMSGGVLLDVDVRAAYSTFVDHVLADPVLGGRVGIWGNSMGGLFAGTTAASDPRIAAVCVNGAPARPRLLGLRTFDEQACAMLGTADETAVQANFDRIALRGDDRIAGAVLVVHGGEDPIVSREEQQPFLDAALGEATLREWEDGDHTIYNHGEERTAYVADWLTDRLAADPTGRA; translated from the coding sequence GTGACGCCCCCGGCGGACGTGCTCTGGCGCTCCATGTCGCCGGAGCGGATGCTCGACGGAGGCCTGGCCCCCGCCGACGTACGACGACTCCGGGCCGCCACCGACGCGGGGACGCCGTGGGACGAGGCGCTCGTCGCGATCGCCGACGACCGTGCCGCGGACGCGGAGAGGTCGCTCGCCGCCGGGCACGTCGTGACGGCGCGGCAGGCCTTCCGCTGGTCGGCGGCCGCGCTGCTGTTCGCGCAGATGGCGTGGAACGACGACAGTCCGCACCGGGCCGCCCTCTACGAGCGGTTCACCGCCACCGTCGCCCGCGCGGGCGCCCTCGCCGACCCGGCGTGGGAGCACGTGCGGCTGCCGTTCGGGCCGGGGCGGCTCTCCGGCTGGCTGCTGCGGCCGGCCGGGCCGGCGCGGGGGACCGTGATCGTGCTCGGCGGGCAGAGCGGCTGGGGCGCGACCTACCTGCGTGCCGCCGACGCGCTGCTCGCCCGCGGGCTGGCCGCCTTCCTCGTCGAGGGACCCGGGCAGGGGGAGAGCCGGATGAGCGGCGGTGTGCTGCTGGACGTCGACGTCCGGGCGGCGTACTCCACCTTCGTCGACCACGTCCTCGCCGACCCGGTCCTCGGCGGCCGGGTGGGGATCTGGGGCAACAGCATGGGCGGGCTGTTCGCGGGGACGACGGCCGCGAGCGACCCGCGGATCGCCGCGGTCTGCGTCAACGGCGCGCCGGCCCGGCCGCGGCTGCTGGGCCTCCGGACCTTCGACGAGCAGGCCTGCGCGATGCTCGGCACGGCCGACGAGACCGCCGTGCAGGCGAACTTCGACCGGATCGCGCTGCGCGGCGACGACCGGATCGCCGGCGCGGTCCTGGTCGTGCACGGCGGCGAGGACCCGATCGTCTCGCGGGAGGAGCAGCAGCCCTTCCTGGACGCTGCGCTCGGGGAGGCCACCCTGCGAGAGTGGGAGGACGGCGACCACACGATCTACAACCACGGCGAGGAGCGGACGGCGTACGTCGCCGACTGGCTCACCGACCGCCTCGCCGCCGATCCGACCGGGAGGGCCTGA
- a CDS encoding dioxygenase: protein MDFNEETALDAVLASFADTPDPRLREILAGVTRHLHALVRDVRPTLAEWEQAVGYLTAVGRKCDDTRQEFVLLSDVLGVSMLVEAINDDEHGTEGTVLGPFHMTESPRRELGDSISEVGLERPCVVTGTVTDLAGRPVAGATVDVWQCDEDGFYDVQRPDVQPPGNGRGLFTADDAGEFWFRTVVPSHYPIPTDGPVGRLLDASRRHPFRPAHVHLIVDADGYEPVTTHLFVADSPYLDSDAVFAVKQSLVRDFAVSEDASAAAAHGVTVPFRRAHFDVQLVPREETS from the coding sequence ATGGACTTCAACGAGGAGACGGCGCTCGACGCCGTGCTGGCGAGCTTCGCGGACACCCCCGACCCGCGCCTTCGGGAGATCCTCGCCGGCGTCACCCGGCACCTCCACGCCCTGGTGCGCGACGTCCGGCCGACCCTCGCGGAGTGGGAGCAGGCGGTCGGCTATCTCACCGCCGTGGGCCGGAAGTGCGACGACACCCGGCAGGAGTTCGTGCTGCTCTCCGACGTGCTCGGCGTCTCCATGCTGGTCGAGGCGATCAACGACGACGAGCACGGCACCGAGGGCACCGTGCTGGGCCCCTTCCACATGACCGAGTCGCCGCGCCGTGAGCTCGGCGACTCGATCAGCGAGGTCGGCCTGGAGCGGCCCTGCGTCGTGACCGGGACGGTCACCGACCTGGCCGGCCGCCCGGTCGCCGGCGCGACCGTCGACGTGTGGCAGTGCGACGAGGACGGCTTCTACGACGTCCAGCGCCCCGACGTGCAGCCGCCCGGCAACGGGCGCGGGCTGTTCACCGCCGACGACGCGGGGGAGTTCTGGTTCCGGACGGTGGTGCCGTCGCACTACCCGATCCCGACCGATGGGCCGGTCGGCCGCCTGCTCGACGCCAGCCGGCGGCATCCGTTCCGGCCCGCGCACGTGCACCTGATCGTCGACGCGGACGGCTACGAGCCGGTCACCACCCACCTGTTCGTCGCCGACAGCCCCTATCTCGACAGCGACGCGGTCTTCGCGGTCAAGCAGAGCCTGGTCCGCGACTTCGCGGTCTCCGAGGACGCCTCCGCCGCGGCGGCCCACGGCGTGACCGTCCCGTTCCGTCGGGCACACTTCGACGTGCAGTTGGTCCCACGGGAGGAGACATCGTGA
- a CDS encoding maleylacetate reductase, protein MTVLVHDGPPMRVVFGAGAVDRVAEEVERLGLRRVLVLSTPRQGALAERVVALLGERAAGTFDGARMHVPVATVAAAESVAAEVGADGCLAIGGGSTIGLAKALSLRLGLPSVAVPTTYAGSEMTPVWGLTEDGRKTTGRDPVVLPRSVLYDPTLTYALPAAVSGPSGLNALAHAVEALYAPDGTPVVGAMAERGVRDLASALPLVVADGTDPEARSLALEGAWLCGACLGATTMGLHHKLCHVLGGMLDLPHAETHAIVLPHVAAYNLPAAPRADAALRRALDTADVPAALAGLAAQVGVPDGLQALGVDRADLARVADEVLAAPYANPRPPVRAYLEAILEAAWRSRGH, encoded by the coding sequence GTGACCGTGCTCGTGCACGACGGCCCGCCGATGCGGGTGGTGTTCGGCGCCGGCGCGGTCGACCGGGTCGCCGAGGAGGTCGAGCGACTCGGGCTGCGCCGGGTCCTCGTGCTGTCCACGCCCCGGCAGGGCGCGCTCGCCGAGCGCGTCGTCGCGCTGCTGGGGGAGCGCGCCGCCGGGACCTTCGACGGCGCCCGGATGCACGTCCCGGTGGCGACGGTCGCGGCTGCCGAGTCGGTGGCCGCGGAGGTCGGGGCCGACGGGTGCCTGGCGATCGGCGGCGGCTCGACGATCGGGCTGGCGAAGGCGCTGTCGCTGCGGCTCGGCCTGCCGTCGGTGGCCGTCCCGACGACCTACGCCGGCTCGGAGATGACGCCCGTCTGGGGACTCACCGAGGACGGGCGCAAGACCACCGGCCGCGACCCGGTCGTGCTGCCCCGCTCGGTGCTGTACGACCCCACGCTCACCTACGCCCTCCCGGCGGCGGTGTCCGGGCCCAGCGGGCTCAACGCGCTGGCCCACGCCGTCGAGGCGCTCTACGCGCCCGACGGCACGCCGGTCGTCGGCGCGATGGCCGAGCGCGGCGTCCGCGACCTGGCGAGCGCGCTGCCGCTCGTGGTGGCCGACGGGACCGACCCGGAGGCACGCAGCCTCGCCCTGGAGGGCGCCTGGCTGTGCGGCGCCTGCCTCGGTGCGACCACGATGGGCCTGCACCACAAGCTGTGCCACGTCCTCGGCGGCATGCTCGACCTCCCGCACGCCGAGACCCACGCGATCGTGCTGCCGCACGTCGCCGCCTACAACCTCCCCGCGGCGCCCCGGGCCGACGCCGCGCTGCGCCGCGCGCTCGACACCGCCGACGTCCCTGCGGCCCTGGCCGGGCTGGCCGCGCAGGTCGGCGTCCCGGACGGCCTCCAGGCGCTCGGCGTCGACCGCGCCGACCTCGCCCGGGTGGCCGACGAGGTGCTCGCGGCGCCGTACGCGAACCCCCGCCCGCCCGTCCGGGCCTACCTCGAGGCGATCCTGGAGGCCGCCTGGCGGTCCCGCGGACACTAG
- a CDS encoding serine protein kinase RIO, with product MSQEHLPTSDIDPRFVVAFEAYDDLADGQRWSTWLDVEPLSRGPEPRPDWVVTSQGAIDTELGVLKTGKEADVFLLDRTDPHDPAQSVVMAAKRYRSPEHRTFHRSAAYTEGRSMKRSRDERAIKRKSTFGREVAAGEWAVSEWSALNRCWSLGLPVPYPVQVDGTEILMEWIQVDGDTAPRLAQTRPEPALLAAYFDQLREAMLTLVRAGLVHGDLSPYNILAAGERLVVIDLPQLVDLVGNVQGFDFLLRDCTNVASWFVRRGLDVDAQELFGDLMAQAF from the coding sequence GTGTCCCAGGAGCACCTCCCCACCTCTGACATCGACCCGCGCTTCGTCGTCGCGTTCGAGGCGTACGACGACCTCGCCGACGGCCAGCGCTGGTCCACCTGGCTCGACGTCGAGCCGCTCTCCCGCGGCCCCGAGCCCCGCCCCGACTGGGTCGTCACGTCCCAGGGCGCGATCGACACCGAGCTCGGCGTCCTCAAGACCGGCAAGGAGGCCGACGTCTTCCTCCTCGACCGGACCGACCCCCACGACCCGGCGCAGAGCGTCGTGATGGCGGCCAAGCGGTACCGTTCCCCCGAGCACCGCACCTTCCACCGCTCCGCGGCCTACACCGAGGGCCGCAGCATGAAGCGCTCGCGCGACGAGCGGGCGATCAAGCGCAAGAGCACCTTCGGCCGCGAGGTCGCCGCCGGCGAGTGGGCGGTCTCGGAGTGGTCCGCGCTCAACCGGTGCTGGTCGCTCGGGCTGCCCGTGCCGTACCCGGTCCAGGTCGACGGCACCGAGATCCTCATGGAGTGGATCCAGGTCGACGGCGACACCGCACCCCGGCTGGCCCAGACCCGGCCGGAGCCGGCGCTGCTGGCGGCGTACTTCGACCAGCTGCGGGAGGCGATGCTCACCCTCGTCCGGGCCGGGCTCGTGCACGGCGACCTGTCGCCGTACAACATCCTGGCCGCGGGCGAGCGGCTCGTCGTCATCGACCTGCCCCAGCTGGTCGACCTGGTCGGCAACGTGCAGGGCTTCGACTTCCTGCTGCGCGACTGCACGAACGTGGCGTCGTGGTTCGTACGGCGTGGGCTGGACGTGGACGCGCAGGAGCTCTTCGGCGACCTGATGGCGCAGGCGTTCTAG
- a CDS encoding M1 family metallopeptidase: MRRLALLLVLLLCLPGLSTVSGVPVAEAEDAGNGSVHGTDPYWPKDGNGGTDAQHYDVRVRYDFASGRLKGRTAITMTATATADLRSFSLDLLLPATKVKVDGRRARFRKAGKHELRVTPKQPIAAGAQFRVVVKYAGRPGAYGYAGERNWLASRNEVVAMNQPHMAPWWFPSNDHPSDKATFDVRVTVPKGKKVVGNGVRMGRKVKGRLATTHWRMTDPMATYLAFFAAGRFVVDRGTTAAGIPFYNAVSREIAPRERRQVRRILARTAAITDWLQARLGTYPFATTGGLVTGLDVGFALENQSRPTYGRWIYPGVVVHELAHQWFGDSVAVQRWRDIWLNEGFATYLEAEYIAAHGGESVEAYLERMWAASCGTPTSAFWRLNLADPGRDHIFDAPVYDRGAMVLAALRNRIGAAHLDTVLRRWVADHHDGNATVEQFEALAATVSGESLQGFFDAWLRSGRAPAATPANGLTTACA; the protein is encoded by the coding sequence GTGCGCCGCCTCGCCCTCCTCCTGGTCCTCCTGCTCTGCCTCCCGGGGCTCTCGACGGTGTCCGGCGTGCCGGTCGCCGAGGCGGAGGACGCCGGCAACGGCTCCGTGCACGGCACCGACCCGTACTGGCCCAAGGACGGCAACGGCGGCACCGACGCCCAGCACTACGACGTCCGGGTGCGCTACGACTTCGCGAGCGGCCGGCTGAAGGGCCGCACCGCCATCACCATGACCGCGACCGCGACCGCGGACCTGCGCAGCTTCTCCCTCGACCTGCTGCTCCCCGCCACCAAGGTCAAGGTCGACGGCCGGCGGGCGCGCTTCCGCAAGGCCGGGAAGCACGAGCTGCGGGTGACGCCGAAGCAGCCGATCGCCGCCGGCGCGCAGTTCCGGGTCGTCGTGAAGTACGCCGGCCGGCCGGGCGCCTACGGCTACGCCGGCGAGCGCAACTGGCTGGCGAGCCGCAACGAGGTCGTCGCGATGAACCAGCCCCACATGGCGCCGTGGTGGTTCCCGTCCAACGACCACCCCAGCGACAAGGCGACCTTCGACGTCCGGGTGACCGTGCCCAAGGGCAAGAAGGTCGTCGGCAACGGCGTGCGGATGGGACGCAAGGTCAAGGGCCGCCTCGCGACCACGCACTGGCGGATGACCGACCCGATGGCGACCTATCTCGCCTTCTTCGCGGCCGGGCGCTTCGTCGTCGACCGCGGCACCACCGCGGCGGGGATCCCGTTCTACAACGCGGTGTCGCGGGAGATCGCGCCCCGCGAGCGGCGGCAGGTACGACGCATCCTGGCCCGCACCGCCGCCATCACCGACTGGCTCCAGGCGCGCCTCGGCACCTACCCGTTCGCGACCACGGGCGGCCTGGTGACCGGTCTGGACGTCGGGTTCGCGCTCGAGAACCAGTCGCGGCCGACGTACGGCCGCTGGATCTACCCGGGCGTCGTCGTCCACGAGCTGGCCCACCAGTGGTTCGGCGACAGCGTCGCGGTGCAGCGCTGGCGCGACATCTGGCTCAACGAGGGTTTCGCGACCTACCTGGAGGCGGAGTACATCGCCGCTCACGGCGGCGAGAGCGTCGAGGCCTATCTGGAGCGGATGTGGGCCGCCTCGTGCGGCACGCCGACGTCCGCGTTCTGGCGGCTGAACCTCGCCGACCCCGGCCGGGACCACATCTTCGACGCGCCGGTCTACGACCGCGGCGCGATGGTCCTCGCCGCGCTGCGCAACCGGATCGGGGCCGCCCACCTCGACACCGTGCTGCGCCGCTGGGTCGCCGACCACCACGACGGCAACGCGACGGTCGAGCAGTTCGAGGCGCTGGCCGCGACCGTCTCCGGGGAGAGCCTCCAGGGGTTCTTCGACGCGTGGCTGCGGTCCGGCCGGGCGCCGGCGGCGACGCCGGCCAACGGGCTGACCACCGCCTGCGCCTGA
- a CDS encoding PH domain-containing protein translates to MSFLPGAVAGAVARLGDPKIGKHLLREEGEVVVDEVTHHWFAYTRPALESGLALVLLVGSWFVPVQVAWFLIIVAAALLLHAGWGALGVLRDRFVITNMRVFRVHGVLSQSLATMPLSRILDISVKKPLHGRLLGFGHFCFESAAQEQGLRDIRYVGRPDERDLSIQRVVQRAGLRGPRVPN, encoded by the coding sequence ATGTCCTTCCTCCCCGGAGCCGTCGCCGGTGCCGTCGCCCGCCTCGGCGACCCGAAGATCGGCAAGCACCTGCTCCGCGAGGAGGGCGAGGTCGTCGTCGACGAGGTGACCCACCACTGGTTCGCCTACACCCGGCCGGCCCTGGAGTCCGGCCTCGCGCTGGTGCTGCTCGTCGGCAGCTGGTTCGTGCCGGTCCAGGTCGCCTGGTTCCTCATCATCGTCGCCGCGGCGTTGCTGCTCCACGCCGGCTGGGGTGCGCTCGGCGTGCTCCGCGACCGCTTCGTGATCACCAACATGCGGGTCTTCCGCGTGCACGGCGTGCTCTCCCAGAGCCTGGCGACCATGCCGCTGAGCCGGATCCTCGACATCTCCGTCAAGAAGCCGCTGCACGGCCGGCTGCTCGGCTTCGGCCACTTCTGCTTCGAGTCCGCCGCCCAGGAGCAGGGCCTGCGCGACATCCGGTACGTCGGCCGGCCCGACGAGCGCGACCTCTCCATCCAGCGGGTGGTCCAGCGCGCCGGCCTCCGGGGTCCCAGGGTCCCGAACTGA
- a CDS encoding co-chaperone YbbN, whose translation MTQQPFSRPGAIDLSALKRTSPPAGGGAPGAPGSGGGGGSTSAYSVAVDEANFQSVLEASMTAPVVLVFASPSQSPESAQLARDVATVADEYDGRFLAATIDVDAVPQIAQAMQIPQVPLMLVLLDGRPATQPIPGAAPIDDIRALFNQLAQQLTSQGITGRHQPNAFGGAAGAAGEDDEGQEPEIDPRYAPAQDALASGDIDAAVAEYQKLVDANPADHEAAAGLAMAKVLQRTQGVDLNAARAAAAANPDDVDAQTMVADLDMLGGHVEDAFARLVELVRRTSGKERDRAREHLVGLFGAVGNDDPRVLKGRQALASALF comes from the coding sequence ATGACGCAGCAGCCGTTCTCCCGTCCCGGCGCGATCGACCTGTCCGCGCTCAAGCGCACCTCGCCGCCCGCCGGCGGTGGCGCCCCGGGGGCGCCCGGCTCCGGTGGCGGCGGCGGGTCGACCTCGGCGTACTCCGTCGCGGTGGACGAGGCCAACTTCCAGTCCGTGCTCGAGGCGTCGATGACCGCGCCCGTGGTGCTGGTCTTCGCCTCGCCGTCGCAGTCGCCGGAGAGCGCCCAGCTCGCCCGCGACGTCGCCACCGTCGCCGACGAGTACGACGGGCGGTTCCTCGCCGCGACCATCGACGTGGACGCGGTGCCGCAGATCGCGCAGGCGATGCAGATCCCGCAGGTGCCGCTGATGCTGGTGCTCCTCGACGGTCGCCCGGCGACGCAGCCGATCCCCGGCGCTGCGCCGATCGACGACATCCGGGCGCTGTTCAACCAGCTCGCCCAGCAGCTCACCAGCCAGGGCATCACCGGCCGGCACCAGCCCAACGCGTTCGGTGGCGCGGCGGGCGCCGCCGGCGAGGACGACGAGGGGCAGGAGCCCGAGATCGACCCGCGCTACGCGCCGGCCCAGGACGCCCTCGCCTCCGGCGACATCGACGCCGCGGTGGCGGAGTACCAGAAGCTCGTCGACGCCAACCCCGCCGACCACGAGGCCGCCGCCGGGCTGGCGATGGCCAAGGTGCTGCAGCGCACCCAGGGCGTCGACCTCAACGCGGCCCGGGCCGCGGCCGCCGCGAACCCCGACGACGTCGACGCGCAGACCATGGTCGCCGACCTCGACATGCTCGGCGGACACGTCGAGGACGCCTTCGCGCGGCTGGTCGAGCTCGTCCGCCGTACCTCCGGCAAGGAGCGGGACCGCGCCCGCGAGCACCTCGTCGGCCTGTTCGGCGCCGTCGGCAACGACGACCCGCGCGTGCTCAAGGGCCGCCAGGCGCTGGCGTCCGCGTTGTTCTGA
- a CDS encoding EI24 domain-containing protein: MGFGRGAGFLLRGLRLWRERPRLMLLGILPAALVAILVLALLVTLVFVVDDLVGWATPFADDWDEAVRGLFRAALYLLVLAGAGMLAIITFTGLTLAVGDPFYERIWKEVELSLGGDVPDSGVGWLRGAVDGLVLVVFGVLTAVGVFVIGLLPVIGSVVGAVLGLAVSGRLLAGELVSRPLEARGMDRAARAALMRRHRGAMLGFGVCVQACFLVPFGGILVMPAAVAGATYLAREALGTAPHANSS; this comes from the coding sequence ATGGGGTTCGGGCGAGGGGCGGGCTTCCTGCTCCGCGGGCTCCGGCTGTGGCGGGAGCGGCCGCGGCTGATGCTGCTGGGGATCCTCCCGGCGGCGCTGGTCGCGATCCTGGTCCTCGCGCTGCTGGTGACGCTGGTCTTCGTCGTCGACGACCTGGTCGGCTGGGCCACGCCCTTCGCCGACGACTGGGACGAGGCGGTGCGCGGCCTGTTCCGGGCGGCGCTCTACCTGCTCGTCCTCGCGGGCGCCGGCATGCTCGCGATCATCACCTTCACCGGGCTGACCCTCGCGGTCGGCGATCCCTTCTACGAGCGGATCTGGAAGGAGGTCGAGCTCTCGCTCGGCGGCGACGTCCCCGACAGCGGCGTCGGCTGGCTCCGCGGCGCGGTCGACGGGCTGGTGCTCGTGGTGTTCGGCGTGCTGACCGCCGTCGGGGTGTTCGTGATCGGCCTGCTGCCGGTGATCGGCTCCGTGGTCGGCGCGGTCCTCGGGCTGGCCGTGTCCGGGCGGCTGCTCGCCGGCGAGCTCGTCTCCCGCCCGCTGGAGGCGCGCGGCATGGACCGGGCCGCCCGAGCCGCCCTGATGCGGCGCCACCGGGGCGCGATGCTCGGCTTCGGCGTGTGCGTCCAGGCCTGCTTCCTCGTCCCGTTCGGCGGGATCCTGGTCATGCCCGCGGCGGTCGCCGGCGCGACGTACCTCGCGCGGGAGGCGCTGGGTACGGCGCCCCATGCGAATTCGTCGTAG
- a CDS encoding LysR family transcriptional regulator, protein MIDLDALAGLRAVATHGSVVGAATATGYTPSAVSQQVKRLERQTGVPLLERVGRGVMLTSHGQHLVDAGDQVLADLEQLEASLQQRAGVVAGRLRLAVFSTAMRGLVAPIARSLRDAHPGLALTLREAEPWDVVDLVASGQIELGIVHRWGGVPLAVPDHVAATPLPGDVADLVVHRDDPLARRDRVTPHDLLDVDWIATPEGTICRQWLSRMYDGTGRPPRIAHVSAEFESHLALVRAGLGVALVPRMGRAPLGADLVAVPVRDPEPVRLIDALHRRTMADSPAVQAVLAAFADTRAA, encoded by the coding sequence ATGATCGATCTCGACGCACTGGCCGGCCTGCGGGCGGTCGCCACCCACGGCTCGGTGGTCGGCGCGGCCACGGCGACCGGGTACACGCCGAGCGCCGTCTCCCAGCAGGTCAAGCGGCTCGAGCGGCAGACCGGCGTCCCGCTGCTCGAGCGGGTCGGGCGCGGCGTGATGCTGACGAGCCACGGGCAGCACCTCGTCGACGCGGGCGATCAGGTCCTCGCCGATCTCGAGCAGCTCGAGGCGTCCCTCCAGCAGCGCGCCGGGGTGGTCGCGGGCCGGCTCCGCCTCGCCGTCTTCTCCACCGCCATGCGCGGGCTGGTCGCCCCGATCGCGCGCAGCCTGCGCGACGCCCACCCCGGCCTCGCCCTCACCCTGCGCGAGGCCGAGCCCTGGGACGTCGTCGACCTCGTCGCGAGCGGGCAGATCGAGCTCGGCATCGTGCACCGCTGGGGCGGAGTGCCGCTCGCCGTACCGGACCACGTCGCCGCCACTCCCCTGCCCGGCGACGTCGCCGACCTCGTCGTCCACCGCGACGACCCCCTCGCCCGCCGCGACCGGGTCACCCCGCACGACCTGCTCGACGTCGACTGGATCGCCACCCCCGAGGGCACGATCTGCCGCCAGTGGCTCTCCCGGATGTACGACGGCACCGGCCGTCCGCCCCGGATCGCCCACGTCTCGGCGGAGTTCGAGTCCCACCTGGCCCTGGTCCGCGCCGGCCTCGGCGTCGCGCTGGTCCCCCGGATGGGGCGCGCTCCGCTCGGCGCCGACCTGGTCGCCGTACCGGTCCGCGATCCGGAGCCGGTCCGGCTCATCGACGCCCTGCACCGGCGGACCATGGCCGACTCGCCGGCCGTGCAGGCGGTGCTGGCCGCCTTCGCCGACACCAGGGCGGCCTGA
- a CDS encoding EamA family transporter yields the protein MQQRYILRCISIRWCFNIAAGMLDDVSRRDQSLAALVAVIWGFNFVVIDWGMGDVPPLLFLAARFLAVVVPAVFLLAPPPVPWRTVAAVGVFMSLGQFGFLYVAMDAGMPPGLAGLVLQAQVVLTILLAAGVLRERPTRPQVAGVVLGAVGLVVVGLGRGGHVPAIALALCLTAALMWAIGNVVSRASGATGGLSLTVWSALVVPVPLVLLSLVVDGPAAVVDGVGAFGWRAAVSTLYTAGLASLVGYGAFNGLLSRNPSAAVVPWILLVPPVAIGSAWALLGEVPSVGELVGGAVLVLGVLVAQRRVPVSAPTRCTPDPRPPGSPARPAPAGR from the coding sequence ATGCAGCAACGCTACATCCTTCGGTGCATTTCTATTCGCTGGTGCTTCAACATCGCGGCCGGGATGCTGGACGACGTGAGCCGCCGTGACCAGTCCCTCGCCGCCCTCGTGGCCGTGATCTGGGGCTTCAACTTCGTCGTCATCGACTGGGGCATGGGCGACGTCCCGCCGCTGCTGTTCCTCGCCGCCCGCTTCCTCGCGGTCGTCGTCCCGGCGGTCTTCCTGCTCGCGCCGCCGCCGGTGCCGTGGCGGACCGTGGCCGCCGTCGGGGTGTTCATGTCGCTTGGCCAGTTCGGCTTCCTCTACGTCGCGATGGACGCCGGGATGCCGCCCGGCCTGGCCGGCCTGGTCCTCCAGGCGCAGGTCGTGCTGACGATCCTGCTGGCCGCCGGGGTACTGCGGGAGCGGCCGACCCGGCCGCAGGTCGCCGGGGTGGTGCTCGGCGCCGTCGGGCTGGTCGTCGTCGGCCTCGGGCGCGGCGGCCACGTGCCGGCGATCGCGCTCGCGCTGTGCCTGACGGCCGCGCTGATGTGGGCGATCGGCAATGTCGTCTCGCGGGCCTCGGGTGCCACGGGCGGGCTGTCGCTGACCGTGTGGTCGGCGCTCGTCGTCCCCGTCCCGCTGGTGCTGCTCTCCCTCGTCGTGGACGGCCCGGCCGCGGTCGTCGACGGGGTGGGCGCCTTCGGCTGGCGGGCCGCGGTCTCGACGCTCTACACCGCGGGGCTCGCCTCGCTGGTCGGGTACGGCGCCTTCAACGGGCTGCTGTCCCGCAACCCGTCGGCCGCCGTGGTGCCCTGGATCCTGCTGGTGCCGCCCGTCGCGATCGGCTCCGCCTGGGCGCTGCTCGGCGAGGTGCCGTCGGTCGGGGAGCTGGTGGGTGGCGCGGTCCTGGTGCTGGGCGTGCTCGTGGCGCAGCGCCGGGTGCCGGTCAGCGCCCCGACTCGGTGTACGCCGGACCCCCGCCCGCCAGGCTCGCCAGCGCGGCCCGCACCCGCCGGGCGGTGA
- a CDS encoding NUDIX domain-containing protein, whose protein sequence is MPEPEQPEISHWTVDDGTARLTWTSDLTERGWQAAVDVVRRQVAAALTDHERVEVKVAIDDPDAQRIATWSGLRREGVQRGRAGDVVVYARLVDDTPVHEPGGFRALLNSFLPRKRGIGQMLVRDGDGSDGAEPRVLMCNLTYKTDWDLPGGVVEVGESPRIAVSREVEEELDLTIEAGALLLTDWLPPWGGWDDALCLVFDGGVHPPSIVQQVVPQAREIKTAEFLTLAEVDDRAADFTARRVRAALASLAGGGPAYTESGR, encoded by the coding sequence GTGCCCGAGCCCGAGCAGCCCGAGATCAGTCACTGGACGGTCGACGACGGCACCGCCCGGCTGACCTGGACCTCGGACCTCACCGAGCGCGGCTGGCAGGCGGCGGTGGACGTCGTACGACGCCAGGTCGCCGCCGCCCTCACCGACCACGAGCGCGTGGAGGTCAAGGTCGCCATCGACGACCCCGACGCCCAGCGCATCGCGACCTGGTCGGGCCTGCGCCGCGAGGGCGTGCAGCGGGGGCGGGCCGGCGACGTGGTGGTCTACGCCCGGCTGGTCGACGACACCCCGGTGCACGAGCCCGGCGGGTTCCGCGCGCTGCTCAACTCGTTCCTGCCGCGCAAGCGCGGGATCGGGCAGATGCTGGTGCGCGACGGCGACGGGTCGGACGGCGCCGAGCCGCGGGTGCTCATGTGCAACCTGACCTACAAGACCGACTGGGACCTGCCCGGCGGTGTGGTCGAGGTCGGCGAGTCCCCGCGCATCGCGGTCAGCCGGGAGGTCGAGGAGGAGCTCGACCTCACCATCGAGGCCGGAGCGCTGCTGCTCACCGACTGGCTGCCGCCGTGGGGCGGCTGGGACGACGCGCTGTGCCTGGTCTTCGACGGCGGCGTGCACCCGCCCTCGATCGTCCAGCAGGTCGTCCCCCAGGCCCGCGAGATCAAGACGGCGGAGTTCCTCACCCTCGCCGAGGTCGACGACCGGGCGGCCGACTTCACCGCCCGGCGGGTGCGGGCCGCGCTGGCGAGCCTGGCGGGCGGGGGTCCGGCGTACACCGAGTCGGGGCGCTGA